A single window of Pseudomonas benzenivorans DNA harbors:
- a CDS encoding NADH:ubiquinone reductase (Na(+)-transporting) subunit D: MIMSQPTIKEVLLNPIFNNNPIGLQILGICSALAVTSNLQTALVMSAALTLVTGFSNLFISMIRSQIPSSIRMIVQMVIIASLVIVVDQVLKAYAFSLSKQLSVFVGLIITNCIVMGRAEAFAMQNPPVLSFFDGIGNGLGYSAFLIALGIIRELFGAGKLMGYEIIPVVNDGGWYQPNGMLLLPPSAFFLIGLFIWAIRSWKTDQVESNAYKMAPQVSNKEAY; this comes from the coding sequence TTGATCATGTCGCAGCCGACTATTAAAGAAGTCCTGCTCAATCCGATTTTCAACAACAACCCCATCGGCCTGCAGATCCTCGGGATCTGTTCGGCCCTGGCGGTGACCTCGAACCTGCAGACCGCCCTGGTGATGTCCGCGGCGCTGACCCTGGTGACCGGTTTCTCCAACCTGTTCATCTCGATGATCCGCAGCCAGATCCCCAGCTCGATCCGCATGATCGTGCAGATGGTGATCATCGCCTCCTTGGTGATCGTGGTGGATCAGGTGCTCAAGGCCTACGCCTTCAGTCTGTCCAAACAGCTGTCGGTGTTCGTCGGCCTGATCATCACCAACTGCATCGTGATGGGCCGCGCCGAAGCCTTCGCCATGCAGAACCCGCCGGTCTTGTCGTTCTTCGACGGCATCGGCAACGGCCTGGGCTACAGCGCATTCCTGATTGCCCTGGGCATCATCCGCGAGCTGTTCGGCGCCGGTAAGCTGATGGGCTACGAGATCATTCCGGTGGTCAACGACGGTGGCTGGTACCAGCCCAACGGCATGCTGCTGCTGCCACCTTCGGCCTTCTTCCTGATCGGCCTGTTCATCTGGGCCATCCGCAGCTGGAAAACCGACCAGGTCGAGAGCAACGCCTACAAGATGGCCCCACAGGTCTCGAATAAGGAGGCTTACTAA
- a CDS encoding Na(+)-translocating NADH-quinone reductase subunit C, protein MSSQKESTVRTLTVALLVCLVCSVFVAGAAIALKPTQVDNRLLDKQRSILAIAGLGDPSMSGKQVKELFASTITAKLVDLESGSFSDAHDPITFDPLKASKDPKLSSALPASEDIAGIKRQERFSTVYMVEQDGQVQTLILPVRGYGLWSTLHGFIAVKGDLNTVVGMGFYQHGETPGLGGEVDNPKWKGQWPGKTLFDESGDLAVEIVKGGVDPQSSQAEHQVDGLAGATLTSKGVDNLLKFWLGQNGFGPFIANLRAGEA, encoded by the coding sequence ATGTCTAGTCAAAAAGAATCTACCGTCCGTACGCTGACGGTGGCCCTGCTGGTGTGCCTGGTGTGCTCGGTGTTCGTCGCCGGCGCCGCCATCGCACTGAAGCCGACCCAGGTCGACAATCGCCTGCTGGACAAGCAGCGCAGCATCCTGGCCATCGCCGGTCTGGGCGATCCTTCGATGAGCGGCAAGCAGGTCAAGGAGCTGTTTGCCAGTACCATCACCGCGAAACTGGTCGATCTGGAGAGCGGCAGTTTCTCCGATGCCCATGATCCGATCACCTTCGATCCACTCAAGGCGTCCAAGGACCCGAAACTGTCCAGCGCGCTGCCAGCCAGTGAGGACATCGCCGGGATCAAGCGTCAGGAGCGTTTCTCCACTGTGTACATGGTGGAGCAGGACGGTCAGGTGCAGACGCTGATCCTGCCGGTGCGTGGCTACGGCCTGTGGTCGACCCTGCACGGTTTCATCGCCGTCAAGGGCGACCTCAATACCGTGGTCGGCATGGGCTTCTATCAGCATGGCGAAACGCCAGGGCTGGGCGGCGAAGTCGACAATCCCAAGTGGAAGGGGCAATGGCCGGGCAAGACGCTGTTTGATGAAAGCGGCGATCTGGCCGTGGAAATCGTCAAGGGCGGCGTCGATCCGCAGAGTTCGCAAGCCGAGCATCAGGTCGACGGTTTGGCCGGCGCCACCCTGACCAGCAAAGGGGTGGATAACCTGCTGAAGTTCTGGCTCGGTCAGAACGGCTTCGGTCCGTTTATCGCTAATCTTCGCGCAGGGGAGGCTTGA
- a CDS encoding NADH:ubiquinone reductase (Na(+)-transporting) subunit B encodes MGIRDFLDKIEHNFEKGGKYENWYALYEAIDTFFYRPGSVTKTTAHVRDGIDLKRMMITVWLCTFPAMFFGMWNAGYQANLIFANSPELLAAQEGWRFALIGSLAGFDPNSLWDNFIQGAAWFLPVYAVTFIVGGFWEVLFASIRKHEVNEGFFVTSVLFALILPPSIPLWQVALGISFGVVIGKEVFGGTGKNFLNPALTGRAFLFFAYPAQMSGDAVWTTVDGFAGATALSLAASGGIENVINQGVTWMDAFVGTIHGSLGETSTLAILIGGGVLVLTKIASWRIVSGVMLGMVGLTLLFNAIGSDTNPMFAMPWHWHLVVGGFAFGMFYMATDPVSASMTNTGKWIFGALIGVMVVLIRVVNPAFPEGMMLAILFANLFAPLIDHFVVQANIKRRLARNV; translated from the coding sequence ATGGGTATTCGCGATTTCCTCGACAAGATCGAGCACAACTTCGAGAAGGGCGGCAAGTACGAGAACTGGTATGCCTTGTACGAAGCCATCGACACCTTCTTCTACCGCCCGGGCAGCGTGACCAAGACCACCGCCCACGTGCGCGACGGCATCGACCTCAAGCGCATGATGATCACGGTCTGGCTGTGCACCTTTCCGGCGATGTTCTTCGGCATGTGGAACGCCGGCTATCAGGCCAACCTGATCTTCGCCAATAGCCCCGAGCTGCTGGCCGCTCAGGAGGGCTGGCGCTTCGCCCTGATCGGCTCGCTGGCCGGGTTCGACCCGAACAGCCTGTGGGATAACTTCATCCAGGGCGCGGCCTGGTTCCTGCCTGTCTATGCGGTGACCTTCATCGTCGGCGGTTTCTGGGAAGTGCTGTTCGCGTCGATCCGCAAGCATGAGGTCAACGAAGGCTTCTTCGTGACTTCCGTGCTGTTCGCCCTGATCCTGCCGCCGAGCATTCCGCTGTGGCAGGTGGCTCTGGGCATCAGCTTCGGCGTGGTGATCGGCAAGGAAGTGTTCGGCGGCACCGGCAAGAACTTCCTCAACCCGGCCCTGACCGGTCGTGCCTTCCTGTTCTTCGCCTACCCGGCGCAGATGTCCGGCGACGCGGTGTGGACCACCGTGGACGGCTTTGCCGGCGCCACGGCCCTGAGTCTGGCGGCTTCCGGTGGCATCGAGAACGTCATCAACCAGGGTGTCACCTGGATGGACGCCTTCGTCGGCACCATTCACGGCTCCCTGGGCGAGACCAGCACCCTGGCCATCCTGATCGGCGGCGGCGTGCTGGTGCTGACCAAGATCGCCTCCTGGCGCATCGTCTCGGGCGTGATGCTCGGCATGGTCGGCCTGACCCTGCTGTTCAACGCCATCGGTTCGGACACCAACCCGATGTTCGCCATGCCCTGGCATTGGCACCTGGTGGTCGGCGGCTTCGCCTTCGGCATGTTCTACATGGCCACCGACCCGGTGTCGGCGTCCATGACCAACACCGGCAAGTGGATCTTCGGCGCCCTGATCGGCGTGATGGTCGTGCTGATCCGTGTGGTCAACCCGGCATTCCCGGAAGGCATGATGCTGGCGATTCTGTTCGCCAACTTGTTCGCACCGCTGATCGACCACTTCGTCGTTCAGGCCAATATCAAGCGGAGGCTGGCACGCAATGTCTAG
- a CDS encoding Na(+)-translocating NADH-quinone reductase subunit A gives MIKIKDGLDLPMTGAPAQRIEAARPVRSVAVIGFDYHGMKPTMEVQVGDRVKLGQVLFSDKKTPGVTYTAPGAGVVSAIHRGEKRVLQSVVIDLDGDDQLTFAQYPVAQLDSLSADQVRENLQQSGLWTALRTRPFSKVPAIDAVPSSIFVTAIDTHPLAADPAVVIGEYASDFENGLKVLSRLGKVFLCKAEGASLPGEQQANVQAEAFAGPHPAGLTGTHIHFLDPVSAQKSVWSIGYQDVIAAGKLFTSGQLWVERVVALAGPVVEQPRLLRTRLGANLEELTAGQLQSGYNRVISGSVLGGRTAQGAFAFLGRYHVQVSCLAEGADRELMHYLRAGVNKHSVLNIFVSKLMAAKKFAFSTTTNGSPRAMVPVGNYEAVMPLDILPTQLLRYLIVGDTEMAQKLGCLELDEEDLALCTYVCAGKYEYGPILRDNLARIEKEG, from the coding sequence ATGATCAAAATAAAAGATGGGCTCGACTTGCCCATGACGGGCGCGCCGGCGCAACGCATAGAGGCCGCCAGGCCGGTGCGTAGCGTCGCCGTCATAGGCTTCGATTATCACGGGATGAAGCCGACGATGGAGGTTCAGGTCGGTGACCGGGTCAAACTCGGTCAGGTGCTGTTCTCCGACAAGAAGACGCCGGGTGTGACCTACACCGCGCCGGGCGCTGGGGTGGTCAGTGCGATCCACCGCGGCGAGAAGCGGGTGCTGCAGTCGGTGGTGATCGACCTCGATGGCGACGACCAACTGACCTTCGCCCAGTATCCGGTGGCTCAGCTGGACAGCCTGAGCGCCGACCAGGTGCGCGAGAACCTGCAGCAGTCCGGCCTCTGGACCGCCTTGCGTACGCGCCCGTTCAGCAAGGTGCCGGCCATCGATGCGGTGCCCAGCTCGATCTTCGTCACCGCCATCGACACTCATCCGCTGGCGGCTGATCCGGCTGTGGTGATCGGCGAGTACGCCAGCGACTTCGAGAACGGCCTGAAGGTGCTGAGTCGTCTCGGCAAGGTCTTCCTGTGCAAGGCCGAGGGCGCGAGCCTGCCGGGTGAGCAGCAGGCCAACGTGCAGGCCGAGGCGTTTGCCGGCCCGCATCCGGCCGGCCTGACCGGCACCCATATCCACTTCCTCGATCCGGTCAGCGCCCAGAAGAGCGTCTGGTCGATCGGCTATCAGGACGTGATTGCCGCCGGCAAGCTGTTCACCAGCGGTCAGCTGTGGGTCGAGCGCGTCGTTGCCCTGGCCGGTCCGGTGGTCGAGCAGCCACGTCTGCTGCGCACCCGCCTGGGCGCCAATCTGGAAGAGCTGACCGCGGGCCAGCTGCAATCCGGCTACAACCGGGTGATTTCCGGTTCCGTGCTCGGCGGCCGCACGGCGCAGGGCGCCTTCGCGTTCCTGGGTCGCTACCACGTGCAGGTGTCCTGCCTGGCCGAGGGTGCCGATCGCGAGCTGATGCACTACCTGCGCGCCGGGGTCAACAAGCATTCGGTGCTGAACATCTTCGTCTCCAAGCTGATGGCGGCGAAGAAGTTCGCCTTCTCGACCACCACCAACGGCAGTCCGCGGGCCATGGTCCCGGTCGGCAACTACGAAGCCGTGATGCCGCTGGACATCCTGCCGACCCAGTTGCTCCGCTACCTGATCGTCGGCGACACCGAGATGGCCCAGAAACTGGGTTGCCTGGAGCTCGACGAAGAAGACCTGGCCCTGTGCACCTATGTGTGCGCGGGCAAGTATGAATACGGCCCGATCCTGCGGGATAACCTCGCCCGTATCGAGAAGGAGGGTTAA
- a CDS encoding chalcone isomerase family protein, with product MLRPLALSALLLLSPTLFASDQERLRQADFPAQRALEQTRLELKNQAVLNYLWLDVYAAALYTEPRLRPAQATASQSSKRLELYYFRDIERDDLIEAAWVTLRRQHAAATLERLRPGLDALHSNFRDIRPGDRYALNYSPRAGLSLEHNGVTVFTSDDAELASAYLGIWLAPNGLSEQLRDTLLANPGQ from the coding sequence ATGCTCAGACCACTCGCCCTGTCCGCCCTGCTTCTGCTGAGCCCCACGCTCTTCGCCAGCGACCAGGAACGCCTGCGCCAGGCCGATTTCCCGGCACAAAGGGCGCTGGAGCAGACGCGACTGGAGCTGAAGAACCAGGCTGTACTCAACTACCTGTGGCTGGACGTGTACGCAGCGGCCCTCTATACCGAGCCCCGACTGCGCCCCGCCCAGGCAACCGCCAGCCAGAGCAGCAAACGCCTGGAGCTGTACTATTTTCGCGACATCGAGCGCGATGACCTGATCGAAGCGGCCTGGGTCACCCTGCGCAGACAGCACGCCGCAGCCACCCTCGAGCGCTTGCGCCCAGGACTCGACGCACTCCACAGCAACTTCCGCGACATCCGCCCCGGCGACCGCTACGCCCTGAACTACAGCCCCCGCGCCGGCCTCAGCCTGGAGCACAACGGCGTGACCGTCTTCACCAGCGACGACGCGGAACTCGCCAGCGCCTACCTGGGCATCTGGCTGGCCCCCAACGGCCTGTCCGAGCAACTGCGCGACACGCTGCTGGCAAATCCTGGGCAATAA
- a CDS encoding glyceraldehyde-3-phosphate dehydrogenase, with amino-acid sequence MWKVLPVTQKPDQCLGEWIDREALAEAMIPMIGQLYRNNNVVTSIYGRSLINRSVIQILKAHRYARHRLDGDAELSVHDTFPMLKTMSELKLGAASVDLGRMMAKFLQEANGRSIEEFVRDELAPVAGQQNAVARKGTDVVLYGFGRIGRLLARILIEKIGGGDGLRLRAIVVRKGAENDLVKRASLLRRDSVHGPFDGTITIDEENSTLTANGNLIQIIYSNDPASIDYTQYGIQDALLVDNTGKWRDAEGLGQHLKCPGIDRVVLTAPGKGELKNIVHGINHLDITADDRIVSAASCTTNAIVPVLKAMNDKYGIINGHVETVHSYTNDQNLIDNFHKGSRRGRSAALNMVITETGAATAAAKALPVLKGKLTGNAIRVPTPNVSMAILNLNLEKSVGREEVNEYLRYMALHSDLHKQIDFVNSQEVVSTDFVGSRHAGVVDADATIANDNRVVLYVWYDNEFGYSCQVVRVMEDMVGVNPPAFPS; translated from the coding sequence ATGTGGAAGGTATTGCCCGTGACTCAGAAGCCCGACCAGTGTCTTGGTGAGTGGATCGATCGAGAAGCCCTTGCGGAAGCGATGATTCCGATGATTGGTCAGCTCTATCGCAACAACAACGTGGTCACCTCGATCTACGGTCGTAGCCTGATCAACCGCTCCGTCATCCAGATTCTCAAAGCCCACCGCTATGCCCGTCATCGCCTGGACGGCGACGCCGAGCTGTCGGTGCATGACACGTTCCCCATGCTCAAGACCATGAGCGAGCTCAAGCTGGGTGCCGCCTCCGTGGACCTGGGCCGGATGATGGCCAAGTTCCTGCAAGAGGCCAACGGCCGTAGCATCGAGGAATTCGTGCGCGATGAGCTGGCGCCGGTCGCCGGTCAGCAGAATGCCGTGGCGCGCAAGGGTACCGACGTGGTGCTGTATGGCTTCGGTCGCATCGGTCGCCTGCTGGCGCGCATCCTGATCGAGAAGATCGGTGGTGGCGATGGCCTGCGCCTGCGCGCCATCGTCGTGCGCAAGGGCGCGGAGAACGACCTGGTCAAGCGTGCCAGTCTGCTGCGTCGCGACTCGGTGCACGGCCCCTTCGACGGCACCATCACCATCGACGAGGAAAACAGCACCCTGACCGCCAATGGCAACCTGATTCAGATCATCTACTCCAACGATCCGGCGTCCATCGACTACACCCAGTACGGCATCCAGGATGCCCTGCTGGTCGACAATACCGGCAAGTGGCGTGATGCCGAAGGCCTGGGCCAGCACCTCAAGTGCCCGGGCATCGATCGCGTGGTGCTGACCGCGCCGGGCAAGGGTGAGCTGAAGAACATCGTGCATGGTATCAACCATCTCGACATCACTGCCGATGACAGGATCGTGTCTGCCGCCTCCTGCACCACCAACGCCATCGTGCCGGTGCTCAAGGCGATGAACGACAAGTACGGCATCATCAATGGTCACGTCGAGACCGTGCACTCCTACACCAACGATCAGAACCTGATCGACAACTTCCACAAGGGCAGCCGTCGCGGCCGCAGCGCGGCGTTGAACATGGTGATCACCGAGACTGGCGCGGCCACCGCGGCGGCCAAGGCGCTGCCGGTGCTCAAGGGCAAGCTGACCGGTAACGCGATTCGCGTGCCGACGCCCAACGTGTCCATGGCGATCCTCAACCTCAACCTGGAGAAGTCGGTCGGTCGCGAAGAGGTCAACGAGTACCTGCGCTACATGGCGCTGCACTCTGATCTGCACAAGCAGATTGACTTCGTCAATTCCCAGGAAGTTGTGTCGACCGACTTCGTCGGCTCGCGTCATGCTGGTGTGGTGGACGCCGATGCGACCATCGCCAACGACAATCGGGTCGTCCTGTACGTGTGGTACGACAACGAGTTCGGCTACAGCTGCCAGGTGGTGCGCGTGATGGAAGACATGGTCGGGGTCAACCCGCCGGCCTTCCCGAGCTAA